One genomic segment of Aliarcobacter cibarius includes these proteins:
- the argJ gene encoding bifunctional glutamate N-acetyltransferase/amino-acid acetyltransferase ArgJ: MFTILPIKGFIDQIDGFYCDGIHAGLKPNGNNDLGFIYTKEACTVAAIFTENKFQAAPLRHFLAYEEGFKTNFVLINSKNANALTGRKGIESINTLFSQLDFDLINPVMSSTGVIGNPLPIEKLVVGAKRFDLTAKNGENLSRAIMTTDAYPKTCMYEVKLEDGSSFKIGAVAKGAGMINPNLATMLCFICTDAAAPYSDIKEALNTNKETTFNAISVDGDTSTNDTVMVLANGKSNAYNKEAFIEALRLVMFDMAMLMVADGEGAKKVAAFEVKNALTKEDAIKAAKALSNSLLVKTALFGEDPNFGRIASTIGASQIACDDEKLVISYNDVVVFNKGEICFDANIEAKAADVLKKDKYKIICDIGLGEESFTAYGCDLGYKYVEINADYRS; the protein is encoded by the coding sequence ATGTTTACAATTTTACCAATAAAAGGTTTTATAGATCAAATAGATGGATTTTATTGTGATGGAATTCATGCTGGTCTTAAACCAAATGGGAATAATGACTTAGGATTTATTTATACTAAAGAAGCATGTACAGTTGCAGCAATTTTTACTGAAAATAAATTTCAAGCAGCTCCTTTAAGACATTTTTTAGCATATGAAGAAGGATTTAAAACAAATTTTGTTTTGATAAACTCAAAAAATGCAAATGCATTAACTGGTAGAAAAGGTATAGAGTCGATAAATACATTATTTTCACAACTTGATTTTGATTTAATAAATCCAGTTATGAGTAGTACAGGAGTTATTGGGAATCCTTTACCAATTGAAAAATTAGTTGTAGGAGCTAAAAGATTTGATTTAACAGCTAAAAATGGAGAAAATTTATCTCGTGCTATTATGACAACAGATGCATATCCTAAAACTTGCATGTACGAAGTAAAACTTGAAGATGGTAGTTCCTTTAAAATTGGGGCTGTTGCAAAAGGTGCTGGGATGATAAATCCTAATTTAGCAACTATGTTATGCTTTATTTGTACAGATGCTGCTGCGCCTTATTCAGATATAAAAGAAGCTTTAAATACAAATAAAGAGACTACTTTTAATGCTATTTCAGTTGATGGGGATACATCAACAAATGATACAGTTATGGTTTTAGCAAATGGGAAATCAAATGCTTATAATAAAGAAGCTTTTATTGAAGCTTTAAGACTTGTAATGTTTGATATGGCTATGTTAATGGTTGCAGATGGTGAAGGTGCGAAAAAAGTTGCCGCTTTTGAAGTAAAAAATGCTTTAACAAAAGAAGATGCTATAAAAGCTGCAAAAGCTTTATCAAACTCTCTTTTAGTAAAAACAGCTCTTTTTGGTGAAGATCCAAATTTTGGAAGAATAGCATCTACAATTGGAGCATCTCAAATAGCTTGTGATGACGAAAAATTAGTAATTTCTTATAATGATGTTGTAGTTTTTAATAAAGGTGAAATTTGTTTTGATGCAAATATTGAAGCAAAAGCAGCAGATGTTTTGAAAAAAGATAAATATAAAATTATTTGTGATATCGGTCTAGGAGAAGAAAGTTTTACGGCTTATGGATGTGATTTAGGGTATAAGTATGTAGAAATAAACGCGGATTATAGAAGTTAA
- a CDS encoding YdcH family protein yields MLHEHRDAIAELRQKDAHFARVFDRHNDLDHEITNLENAHADQFTIETKKKEKLKLKDEIYSMIVKYKAEK; encoded by the coding sequence ATGCTTCACGAACATAGAGATGCAATCGCTGAATTAAGACAAAAAGATGCTCATTTTGCTAGAGTTTTTGATAGACACAATGACTTAGATCACGAAATCACTAACTTAGAAAATGCTCATGCTGATCAATTTACGATTGAAACTAAGAAAAAAGAGAAATTAAAATTAAAAGATGAAATTTACTCTATGATAGTAAAATATAAAGCTGAAAAATAA
- the gyrA gene encoding DNA gyrase subunit A, whose protein sequence is MENLFENQDIINVNIEDSVKASYLDYSMSVIIGRALPDAKDGLKPVHRRILYAMHDLNVTSKAAYKKSARIVGDVIGKYHPHGDSSVYDALVRMAQSFSMRAPLVDGQGNFGSVDGDNAAAMRYTEARMTRIAEEVLRDLDKDTVNFVPNYDDTMKEPAVLPTRVPTLLLNGSEGIAVGMATKIPPHNLGELLDAILHLIDNPSAEALDLMEFIQGPDFPTGGTIFGRRGIIDAYTTGRGRVRIRAKHHIETKAKKEIIVIDELPYQVNKARLIELIANLAKDKQIEGISEVRDESDREGIRVVIELKKEAMAEIVLNNLYKSTPMETTFGIILLAVYNKEPKVFNLPEILNIFLSHRKTVIIRRTIFDLEKAKARAHILEGLKIAVDNIDEVVKIIRSSSNDADAKERLEVRFNLSHIQSQAILDMRLGRLTGLQRDKLDAEYNELMILIAELEAILRSEEKLNEIIKEELTEIKEKFSNPRRTEIEDSYDEIDVEDLIPNEPMVVTITHNGYVKRVPIKAYEKQKRGGKGKVAVTTHDDDFIERFFVSNTHDTLMFVTNMGQLYWLKVYKIPEGSRIAKGKAVVNLINLRPDEKIMEIIPTPDFDESKSLVFFTRNGIIKRTSLNEFSNIRSNGVRAIVLDDADEIVTAKIADIQTQYIMIFTSLGQCIRFELDKTRDQGRSTRGVRGIKFKIDTDFVVDADVINSEEQEILTVSEKGIGKRTTVEEYRLTNRAGSGVIAMKLSPKTGNIVGEVLVDDTQDLMLLTSIGKMIRVDMQTIRKAGRNTSGVIIVNVDKDDKVVSIAKCPKEDEEIELDENGNVIRYNEDGEIIEHEEKDSNLLSLLDNNENLENNEEE, encoded by the coding sequence ATGGAAAACCTTTTCGAAAATCAAGACATTATAAATGTAAATATTGAAGATAGTGTAAAAGCTTCATATTTAGATTACTCAATGAGTGTTATTATTGGTAGAGCATTACCAGATGCTAAAGATGGACTAAAACCAGTACACCGAAGAATCTTATATGCGATGCATGATTTAAACGTTACTAGTAAGGCTGCTTATAAGAAGTCAGCAAGGATAGTTGGAGATGTTATTGGAAAGTACCATCCACATGGTGATAGTTCTGTTTATGATGCTTTAGTTAGAATGGCTCAAAGTTTTTCAATGAGAGCACCTCTTGTAGATGGTCAAGGTAACTTTGGATCAGTTGATGGTGATAATGCTGCTGCTATGAGATATACAGAAGCAAGAATGACTAGAATTGCTGAAGAAGTTTTAAGGGATTTAGATAAAGATACTGTAAACTTTGTTCCAAACTATGATGATACAATGAAAGAACCAGCCGTTCTTCCTACAAGAGTTCCTACGCTTTTATTAAATGGTAGTGAAGGAATTGCAGTTGGTATGGCAACAAAAATTCCTCCGCACAATCTAGGGGAACTTTTAGATGCAATTTTGCATTTAATTGATAATCCTAGTGCTGAAGCCCTTGATTTGATGGAATTTATTCAAGGTCCAGATTTCCCAACTGGTGGGACAATCTTTGGTAGAAGAGGTATTATTGATGCTTATACAACTGGAAGAGGGCGTGTAAGAATCAGAGCAAAACATCACATAGAAACTAAAGCAAAAAAAGAAATAATTGTAATTGATGAACTTCCTTATCAAGTAAATAAAGCTAGATTAATTGAGCTTATTGCAAACTTAGCAAAAGATAAACAAATAGAAGGAATTTCTGAAGTTAGAGATGAATCAGATAGAGAAGGTATTAGAGTTGTAATTGAGCTTAAAAAAGAAGCTATGGCAGAAATAGTTCTAAATAATCTTTATAAATCAACTCCTATGGAAACAACATTTGGAATTATATTACTTGCTGTTTATAATAAAGAACCAAAAGTATTTAATCTTCCAGAAATTTTAAATATTTTTTTATCTCACAGAAAAACTGTAATTATTAGAAGAACAATTTTTGATTTAGAGAAAGCAAAAGCAAGAGCACATATTTTAGAGGGTCTAAAAATTGCTGTTGACAATATTGATGAAGTTGTAAAAATAATAAGATCTAGTTCAAATGATGCCGATGCAAAAGAGAGATTAGAAGTAAGATTTAATTTAAGTCATATTCAATCACAAGCTATTTTAGATATGAGACTTGGAAGATTAACAGGTCTTCAAAGAGATAAGCTTGATGCTGAATATAATGAATTAATGATTTTAATAGCTGAACTAGAAGCAATTTTAAGAAGTGAAGAAAAATTAAATGAAATTATAAAAGAAGAATTAACTGAAATAAAAGAGAAGTTTTCAAATCCAAGACGTACAGAGATTGAAGATTCTTATGATGAGATAGATGTTGAAGATTTAATACCAAATGAGCCTATGGTTGTTACAATTACTCATAATGGTTATGTAAAAAGAGTACCTATAAAAGCTTATGAAAAACAAAAAAGAGGTGGAAAAGGTAAAGTTGCCGTAACAACTCATGATGATGACTTTATTGAAAGATTCTTTGTAAGTAATACTCATGATACCTTAATGTTTGTTACAAATATGGGGCAATTATATTGGTTAAAAGTTTATAAAATTCCAGAAGGAAGTAGAATTGCTAAAGGAAAAGCTGTTGTAAATTTAATCAATTTAAGACCTGATGAAAAAATTATGGAAATTATTCCAACACCTGACTTTGATGAATCTAAATCTTTAGTATTCTTTACAAGAAATGGTATTATAAAAAGAACATCATTAAATGAGTTCTCAAATATTAGAAGTAATGGTGTAAGAGCAATTGTTCTTGATGATGCAGATGAAATTGTTACTGCAAAAATTGCTGATATACAAACTCAATATATAATGATATTTACAAGTCTTGGTCAATGTATTAGATTTGAACTTGATAAAACAAGAGACCAAGGAAGAAGTACAAGAGGTGTTAGAGGTATTAAATTTAAAATTGATACAGATTTTGTTGTAGATGCAGATGTTATTAATAGTGAAGAACAAGAGATTTTAACAGTTTCTGAAAAAGGGATTGGAAAAAGAACAACTGTTGAAGAATATAGATTAACAAATAGAGCAGGTTCTGGGGTAATTGCTATGAAATTATCTCCAAAAACTGGAAATATTGTTGGTGAAGTTCTGGTTGATGATACTCAAGATTTAATGCTTTTAACTTCGATTGGAAAAATGATTAGAGTTGATATGCAAACAATTAGAAAAGCTGGAAGAAATACTTCTGGAGTAATTATTGTAAATGTAGATAAAGATGATAAAGTTGTATCGATTGCAAAATGTCCAAAAGAAGATGAAGAGATAGAACTTGATGAAAATGGAAATGTGATTAGATATAACGAAGATGGTGAAATAATTGAACATGAAGAAAAAGATTCAAATCTTTTAAGTTTATTAGATAATAATGAAAATTTAGAAAATAATGAGGAAGAATAA
- a CDS encoding aspartate-semialdehyde dehydrogenase: MRKFNVAVVGATGAVGEEVFRVMEELNFPVNKVVPLASARSAGSTIEFRNKDVVVLELTPKVFEEQEVEIAFFCAGGSVSAEFAKYAVEAGAVVIDNTSHFRMDPKVPLVVPEVNPQDIKLWRETGIIANPNCSTIQMVQSLKPLDELYGIKRVDVSTYQAVSGAGKSGMEELVKQMQDFFAFRLDETEIKAFAHQIALNVIPQIDVAMENGFTKEEMKMVNETQKIMHKNFEVAATCVRVPVLRSHSESLTVTFNDCVDVDVDEVRNVLENFENVKVIDDLPNKKYPMPIISTDTDYTYVGRIRKDVYASNVVHYFNVADQVRVGAATNAVRIGLKWIELESDI; this comes from the coding sequence ATGAGAAAATTTAATGTTGCTGTTGTTGGTGCTACAGGTGCTGTTGGAGAAGAAGTATTTAGAGTTATGGAAGAGTTAAATTTTCCAGTTAATAAAGTAGTACCACTGGCAAGTGCTAGAAGTGCTGGAAGTACAATAGAATTTAGAAATAAAGATGTTGTAGTTTTAGAATTAACACCTAAAGTTTTTGAAGAGCAAGAAGTAGAAATAGCATTCTTCTGTGCTGGAGGAAGTGTATCTGCTGAGTTTGCAAAATACGCAGTTGAAGCAGGGGCTGTTGTAATTGATAATACAAGTCACTTTAGAATGGATCCAAAAGTTCCACTAGTTGTTCCTGAAGTTAATCCTCAAGATATAAAACTTTGGAGAGAAACTGGAATTATTGCAAATCCAAATTGTTCTACAATTCAAATGGTTCAAAGTTTAAAACCACTAGATGAGTTATATGGAATAAAAAGAGTTGATGTATCAACATATCAAGCTGTTTCAGGTGCTGGAAAATCTGGTATGGAAGAGTTAGTTAAACAAATGCAAGATTTCTTTGCATTTAGATTAGATGAAACAGAAATAAAAGCGTTTGCACACCAAATAGCTTTAAATGTAATTCCTCAAATTGATGTTGCGATGGAGAATGGATTTACTAAAGAAGAAATGAAAATGGTAAATGAAACTCAAAAAATTATGCACAAAAATTTTGAAGTTGCAGCAACTTGTGTAAGAGTACCTGTATTAAGATCTCATAGTGAATCACTAACTGTTACATTTAATGATTGTGTTGACGTTGATGTCGATGAAGTTAGAAATGTTTTAGAAAACTTTGAGAACGTAAAAGTAATTGATGATTTACCAAATAAAAAGTACCCAATGCCAATAATTTCAACAGATACTGATTATACATATGTTGGAAGAATTAGAAAAGATGTTTATGCATCAAATGTAGTTCATTACTTCAATGTTGCTGATCAAGTAAGAGTTGGAGCTGCTACAAATGCAGTTAGAATTGGTTTAAAATGGATTGAGTTAGAAAGCGATATTTAA
- a CDS encoding YqhA family protein, whose translation MFEKLFENALWKSRFIVILAVIFGFLGSVILFIVASVDVINVAKFIFTTFIEGTHPEHFHEDIVAGIIGAVDLYLIAVVLLIFSFGVYELFISKIDAACTPEECNSILNISSLDQLKDKIAKVIIMVLVVNYFQRVLHTKYETPLELLYFALAIVALAVGLYFTGKVGKK comes from the coding sequence ATGTTCGAAAAACTTTTTGAAAATGCCCTTTGGAAAAGCAGATTTATTGTAATTCTTGCAGTAATTTTTGGCTTTTTGGGATCTGTGATTTTATTTATTGTTGCAAGTGTTGATGTAATTAATGTAGCAAAATTTATTTTTACAACATTTATTGAAGGAACTCATCCAGAACATTTTCATGAAGATATAGTTGCAGGAATTATTGGGGCAGTTGATTTATATTTAATAGCAGTTGTTTTATTAATATTTTCTTTTGGAGTTTATGAGTTATTTATATCAAAAATTGATGCTGCTTGTACTCCAGAAGAGTGTAATTCAATCTTAAATATTAGTTCACTAGATCAATTAAAAGATAAAATAGCAAAAGTAATTATAATGGTGTTGGTGGTAAATTATTTTCAAAGAGTTTTACATACAAAGTATGAAACGCCATTAGAATTGTTGTATTTTGCGTTAGCTATTGTTGCATTAGCTGTTGGACTTTACTTTACAGGTAAAGTTGGAAAAAAATAA
- the hemE gene encoding uroporphyrinogen decarboxylase: MSKIFVDACFRRPTPYTPVWMMRQAGRYLKEYMEVRAKAGNFLNLCHNPELAAEVTIQPLDIVGVDAAILFSDILVIPNEMGMDLDFVKGEGPKFSKPIESEADLDSLIGGEEAASKLTYVYETIKILKQRLPEDKALIGFTGAPWTLATYMIEGEGTKTYNLSKKIMYANPEFLHKILRKLTDVIKLYLEKQILAGADVVQIFDSWAAAIEPARYDEFSWKYMVEIAEYIKNKYPHIPVIMFPKGIPSFIERGLVYGNFDVFGVDWGTPMSLAKEKLGSKYVLQGNMEPCRLYSKEATTACVEAIQNLMQGEGHIFNLGHGILPDVPVENAIHFVNECKRISKK, from the coding sequence ATGTCAAAAATTTTTGTGGATGCATGTTTTAGAAGACCAACTCCATATACGCCAGTTTGGATGATGAGACAAGCAGGAAGATATTTAAAAGAATATATGGAAGTAAGAGCGAAAGCTGGTAATTTTTTAAATCTTTGTCATAATCCTGAGCTTGCTGCAGAAGTTACAATACAGCCATTAGATATTGTTGGAGTTGATGCAGCTATTTTATTTAGTGATATTTTGGTTATTCCAAATGAAATGGGAATGGATTTAGATTTTGTAAAAGGCGAGGGTCCTAAATTTAGTAAACCTATTGAATCTGAAGCTGATTTAGATTCATTAATTGGTGGAGAAGAAGCTGCTTCGAAATTAACTTATGTTTATGAAACTATAAAAATATTAAAACAACGTCTTCCTGAAGATAAAGCTCTAATTGGATTTACAGGCGCACCTTGGACATTAGCTACATATATGATTGAAGGTGAAGGTACAAAAACTTATAACTTATCTAAAAAAATTATGTATGCAAATCCTGAATTTTTACATAAAATTTTAAGAAAATTAACAGATGTTATAAAATTATATTTAGAAAAACAAATTTTAGCTGGTGCTGATGTTGTACAAATTTTCGATTCTTGGGCAGCAGCAATTGAACCTGCACGTTATGATGAATTTTCATGGAAATATATGGTTGAAATTGCAGAGTATATCAAAAATAAATATCCTCATATACCGGTAATTATGTTTCCCAAAGGAATTCCTTCTTTTATTGAAAGAGGACTTGTTTATGGAAACTTTGATGTATTTGGGGTAGACTGGGGTACTCCTATGTCACTAGCAAAAGAGAAGTTGGGAAGTAAATATGTTCTTCAAGGTAATATGGAACCATGTAGACTTTATTCTAAAGAAGCAACAACAGCCTGTGTTGAAGCAATACAAAATCTTATGCAAGGTGAAGGTCATATATTTAACTTAGGGCATGGAATTTTACCTGATGTTCCTGTTGAAAACGCTATTCATTTTGTAAATGAATGTAAAAGAATTAGTAAAAAGTAG
- a CDS encoding VF530 family protein: MNNNPNNPFHCLKLETILLKLVEFYGWNELGNKINIRCFNFDPSISSSLKFLRKTPWAREKVEKLYLNTFSN; this comes from the coding sequence TTGAATAACAATCCAAATAACCCTTTTCATTGTTTAAAATTAGAAACTATTTTACTAAAATTAGTAGAGTTTTATGGTTGGAATGAATTAGGAAATAAAATTAATATTAGATGTTTTAATTTTGATCCATCTATAAGTTCAAGTCTTAAATTTTTAAGAAAGACTCCTTGGGCAAGAGAAAAAGTAGAAAAACTATATTTAAATACATTTTCTAATTAA
- a CDS encoding ferredoxin-thioredoxin reductase catalytic domain-containing protein — translation MIKKIDLNSEEFQIELELTKHFTLKVLEEHNLVFNPDNEVNESIQMGLARNKLIYGKRYCPCFMVIEETESEKNRLCPCEPALNIEIPQNGTCHCGIYCTKVKAQEILLNIDTKDAIATHSRGLTKDECKELLNKDEINSIELEALLEAREIGYVNFNLVDTREWMEWVQARIKGVDYLVPTTSFYSSIEPLNNQKELPTIVYCHSGSRSAYCQRIMLSMGFKKVINLDYGIMSFRGEMISGKD, via the coding sequence ATGATAAAAAAAATTGATCTTAATAGTGAAGAATTTCAAATTGAATTAGAACTTACAAAGCATTTTACTTTAAAAGTTTTAGAAGAACATAATCTTGTATTCAATCCAGATAATGAGGTTAATGAATCAATTCAAATGGGACTTGCTAGAAATAAACTTATATACGGAAAAAGATATTGTCCATGTTTTATGGTTATTGAAGAGACAGAAAGTGAAAAAAATAGATTATGTCCTTGTGAACCAGCTTTAAATATTGAAATACCACAAAATGGTACTTGCCATTGTGGTATTTATTGTACAAAAGTAAAAGCCCAAGAGATTCTTTTAAATATTGATACAAAAGATGCAATAGCAACACATAGTAGAGGTTTAACAAAAGATGAATGTAAAGAACTCTTAAATAAAGATGAGATCAATTCTATAGAATTAGAAGCTTTACTTGAAGCTAGAGAAATTGGTTATGTAAATTTCAATCTTGTTGATACAAGAGAATGGATGGAATGGGTTCAAGCTAGAATTAAAGGAGTTGATTATCTAGTGCCTACAACTAGTTTTTATAGTTCTATTGAGCCTTTAAATAATCAAAAAGAATTACCAACTATTGTTTATTGTCATAGTGGAAGTAGAAGTGCATATTGTCAAAGAATAATGCTTAGTATGGGTTTTAAAAAAGTTATAAATCTTGATTATGGAATTATGAGTTTCAGGGGTGAAATGATCAGTGGGAAAGATTGA
- a CDS encoding P-loop NTPase family protein, producing MIIIPQTKGGVGKSTVAMQVIAPYLYKKHGKKITYIEIDDENNDSRSFTRTEIVDKRMLGTNKITDLDELILMDDNHEVIVDVGGNKTSSLVLDEIKKVGSFGNVKWIIPLGDGELDGKNAIATMKKIRKIEKNPEDNMIFALTRSISMDEDYYNEQFINFFGHKYLDSNSVICDFLKSPKYFPVKNDKIITMSRYLGSTVWEMAYNNTDFAKKAIEAKELGDIEAARKYLFFRRIQTEAKDYVLNTLNRIFCDLDRWIDIKK from the coding sequence ATGATTATAATTCCTCAAACAAAAGGTGGTGTTGGAAAATCTACTGTTGCTATGCAGGTTATTGCACCATATTTGTATAAAAAACATGGCAAAAAAATTACTTATATAGAAATCGATGATGAGAACAACGATTCAAGATCTTTTACAAGAACAGAGATTGTTGATAAACGAATGTTAGGAACAAATAAAATAACAGATCTTGATGAGCTTATCTTAATGGATGATAATCATGAAGTCATAGTAGATGTTGGTGGAAATAAAACATCATCATTGGTTCTTGATGAAATAAAAAAAGTTGGTAGTTTTGGAAATGTCAAATGGATTATTCCTTTAGGTGATGGTGAACTTGATGGAAAAAATGCTATCGCAACTATGAAAAAAATTAGAAAAATTGAAAAAAATCCAGAAGATAATATGATTTTTGCTTTGACGCGATCTATTTCAATGGATGAAGATTATTATAATGAACAGTTTATAAACTTTTTTGGACACAAATATCTTGATTCTAATTCAGTTATTTGTGATTTTTTAAAAAGTCCAAAGTATTTTCCTGTAAAAAATGACAAAATAATTACAATGAGTAGATATTTGGGAAGTACAGTATGGGAAATGGCATATAATAATACTGATTTTGCAAAAAAAGCTATTGAAGCTAAAGAGCTAGGTGATATTGAAGCTGCAAGAAAGTATCTTTTCTTTAGAAGAATTCAAACAGAAGCAAAAGATTATGTTTTAAATACTTTAAATAGAATCTTTTGTGATTTAGATAGATGGATTGATATAAAAAAATGA
- the ubiE gene encoding bifunctional demethylmenaquinone methyltransferase/2-methoxy-6-polyprenyl-1,4-benzoquinol methylase UbiE, with protein sequence MEKQEKIVSMFNNIAPTYDKANRVLSMGIDKSWRDKACSKTFELYGKKEIQKIVDVACGTGDMIIFWKQNAKNKGIELKSIVGIDPSVGMMEVGKRKLPEVDFIEAFATSMPLENESADIVSISYGIRNVVQRQEAFVEFARVLKQGGLVVISEFTKNKKETPIDYLTSFYMDKILPVVGGIISSNKEAYRYLPDSIDEFLTTENLCKELKNAGLEPVYVKSFSMKISTLIIAKKV encoded by the coding sequence ATGGAAAAACAAGAAAAAATAGTATCAATGTTTAATAATATTGCTCCAACTTATGATAAAGCAAATAGAGTTTTATCAATGGGAATAGATAAAAGTTGGAGAGATAAAGCTTGTAGTAAAACTTTTGAATTATATGGTAAAAAAGAAATTCAAAAAATCGTAGATGTAGCTTGTGGAACAGGTGATATGATTATATTTTGGAAACAAAATGCTAAAAATAAAGGTATTGAGTTAAAAAGTATTGTAGGAATTGATCCTAGCGTTGGTATGATGGAAGTTGGTAAAAGGAAACTTCCAGAGGTTGATTTTATTGAGGCTTTTGCTACATCTATGCCTTTAGAAAACGAAAGTGCAGATATAGTTTCAATATCTTATGGAATAAGAAATGTTGTTCAAAGACAAGAGGCTTTTGTTGAATTTGCTAGAGTTTTAAAACAAGGTGGATTAGTAGTAATTAGTGAGTTTACAAAAAATAAAAAAGAGACACCAATTGATTATTTAACATCGTTTTATATGGATAAAATTTTACCTGTAGTTGGTGGAATTATTTCAAGTAATAAAGAGGCTTATAGATATCTGCCTGATTCAATTGACGAGTTTTTAACAACAGAAAACTTATGTAAAGAGTTAAAAAATGCTGGACTTGAACCAGTATATGTAAAATCATTTTCTATGAAAATATCAACACTTATAATTGCAAAAAAAGTTTAA
- the xseA gene encoding exodeoxyribonuclease VII large subunit: protein MNPISVTTLNTQIKSLLETTFMQVLVSGEISNLTNHSSGHIYFSIKDENSTISCVMFKGNTKYLKFQLENGQKVQVTGNITVYVPRGNYQLLCTKIEPDGIGSLALAFEQLKTKLQAKGYFEQSIKKSFPKYPKKIAIVTSATGAAIEDMKKVATNRWNLVELILIPTLVQGEGSVEDIVKSIKFADRLNCDIMIVGRGGGSIEDLWSFNSELVADAIYEAKTPIISAVGHEIDYLISDFVADARAATPSNAMEMALPDKTEHLLYVDSFINEFENRLKNIFQTKENDLNSMKKLFMQNSIEAKFNFIDAQIKLLKDGFNRTFYQKIDLFQSSINNLKQNYILNNPENKDKTGFVQISKENKIISLESLEVDDILEIQSAKTIASCKIISLKKQK from the coding sequence ATGAATCCAATTAGTGTAACTACTTTAAATACTCAAATTAAATCTCTCTTAGAAACTACTTTTATGCAAGTTTTAGTTTCTGGAGAGATTTCTAATCTCACAAATCATAGTTCTGGACATATATATTTTTCTATAAAAGATGAAAATTCAACAATATCTTGTGTTATGTTTAAAGGAAATACAAAATATTTAAAATTCCAATTAGAAAATGGTCAAAAAGTTCAAGTTACTGGAAATATAACAGTTTATGTTCCAAGAGGAAATTATCAGCTACTTTGTACAAAAATTGAACCAGATGGAATAGGTAGCTTAGCTTTAGCTTTTGAACAATTAAAAACTAAGCTTCAAGCAAAAGGTTATTTTGAGCAAAGTATAAAAAAATCTTTTCCTAAATATCCTAAAAAAATAGCAATAGTTACATCTGCTACTGGAGCAGCTATTGAAGATATGAAAAAAGTTGCAACTAATAGATGGAATTTAGTTGAATTAATTTTAATTCCTACTTTAGTTCAAGGTGAAGGTAGTGTTGAAGATATAGTAAAAAGTATCAAATTTGCTGATAGATTAAATTGTGATATTATGATAGTTGGTCGAGGTGGAGGAAGTATTGAAGATTTGTGGTCTTTTAATAGTGAACTTGTTGCAGATGCTATTTATGAAGCAAAAACACCAATAATATCAGCAGTTGGTCATGAAATAGATTATTTAATAAGTGATTTTGTAGCAGATGCTCGTGCAGCGACACCATCAAATGCTATGGAGATGGCTTTACCTGATAAAACAGAACATCTTTTATATGTTGATTCATTTATAAATGAATTTGAGAATAGATTAAAAAATATATTTCAAACAAAAGAGAATGATTTAAATTCTATGAAAAAATTATTTATGCAAAATTCTATTGAAGCAAAATTTAATTTTATTGATGCTCAAATAAAACTTTTAAAAGATGGTTTTAATAGAACTTTTTATCAAAAAATTGACTTATTTCAAAGTAGTATTAATAATTTAAAACAGAACTACATTCTAAATAATCCAGAAAATAAAGATAAAACAGGATTTGTTCAAATTTCTAAAGAAAATAAAATAATTTCATTAGAAAGTTTAGAAGTAGATGATATTTTAGAGATTCAATCAGCTAAAACTATTGCTAGCTGTAAAATAATAAGTTTAAAAAAACAAAAATAG